aaattcataccataaatacaactataagtaactaatttaattaatgaaatcaaagctaaaataagaaattaaaaaatcgccctaaaaagcctcctcgggcccacatcttacaatcgggtaaaagtcaccaaatatgaacacccatttactcacgagttcactcgtaccaaaattatccaaatccgatgtgaAAATCCCAATCTAAAccaaaaatcttagttgaagaacttcttcccatttttctccaattttcaacccaaatccgaaatttaatgATAGATTAATGGGATATAACCAAtcaagtgtagaatcattacccaatcgatgtctctgagAATCTCTCTAAATctcatccaaatccgagctcccaaactcaagttttgataaaaatggccaaaccctcattCTTGAATCCTTATATCTGCCCagttaattccttcttcgcgaacccgGTCAAAGCCTCGCGATCgcattgaacaaaaaaatattcacagaaattcctctttcgcgaacgcgagtgacCTCTCGCGAGCGCATACCTTTCACTGGCGGACCCTACGCGAACCCTGGaccctcttcgcgaatgcgtaggcttaAATGCATGAAGCTCTTTCTGCCCGTtcctctccgcgaacgcgacgaccatgtcgcgaacgcgtagccttAGGGTTCCacatcttcgcgaatgcgggaaccatatcacgaacgcgaagagtaactcAGCTGGCCTTCCCAgatgccttacgcgaacgcgagaactccctcgcgaacgcgatgaagaaaatgtctGCAACAAAATACCAGAAAATCTACTATCTTCCAAAGTCtaaaagtgatccgttaagcatccgaaactcacccgaggaccccgcgacctcaaccaaacatacaaaccaatcctaaaacaccatacgaacttagtcgagccctcaaactacatcaaacaacgctaaaatcacgaatcgctctctccaattcaaatttaaagaacttgaaactttaatttttcacaaccgatgccgaaacctatcaaaccacgtccggtGACccgaaattttgcacacaagtcatattcaacattatgaacctactccaacttccggaatcggaatccgaccccgatatcaaaaattccactaccggtccaaatctccaaaaatgcgactttcgccatttcaagcctaaataagctacggacctccaaaacacaatccggacacgcccctatgccaaaaatcacccaacggagctaacagaatcaacATAAcgccattccggagtcgtctttacacagttccgactatggtcaaaatcctaaggcttaaacttccgtttagggactaagtatcccaaaacactccgaaaccaaaaataaaacctcccgataagtcacaatagcagaaatagatacagGGGAAGCAATAAATATGGGTTTGggactataactctcaaaacgatcggccgggtagTTACAAATCTttaccaaaacaccctcaaaattgagatataaatccaaacaatattcccaattatttgcaacaacacccaattcaaacaaataatgatttttgaaaacccaaattcgaattcaaagcttcaaagcgtTTTAATGtctgtcaatggtggagaatcaaacaccttcaaaatttattgcttgacaatttcaatttgaacaccaattgtgcaacattactgtaatttgaacaccaattgtgcaacacctTCAGCTCTATATTACTGAAATTTCAATAAGCATGGAATTATTACTGCTCTCCTTTCCTTTCCTCTACACTACTGGAATTAGGaattgagagatagagagagacgtaGAGAGAGAGAGTGCAGGAGAGAGagacggagggagagagagagagagagagagagagagagagagagagagagagagagagagaataaggatgagaaataattgattcctaatATAAATGGATACTCATTTAATTTCTAAAGTGTATATACTTGGTAAATTGTATATAGGATTGTAATTagattgaaacttgagtagggagggtattAAAGTTTCAAAGAGTGTATAGGAATGTAAAATTTTCTAATATTTCTGAATCTTGAAGGCCTCGTACAACATCAAGCCCAATCCAGTCTATACAGACAGAACAGCTTGGACTATTACCACAAGCCCATATCTTAAACACATGTATGGGTCAGTAGTCCAATCGGAAATCCAAACCCTTTTCAACTAcaaagaaaataggaaaatgaaaaataaaagaagttTAAATTAAAAGTAGTCGGCGGGTATAATCAATATAAACTTTGTGCGTACTAGCTAAGAAAAATAAACCGTGGTTCCACAATTCactatttatgtaaagatccAAAGTTTGCTTATGAACAAATGGTGGAGCGTTAGAGGAGTTTATGAATGAAGAGTTGGAGGGAAATTTGGGACCAAGAATAAACTCATTTTCATTAGATGAACAACAAAATTGTTTTGCTCAAATGAGATTGATTCAAATGTATACTTAGTTCGTGTTAGTAAGTGCGAGATTTGTAAAAGAAGATTTTAAGTTTTATATCCCGACGATGTAAACAATATTAATACAATCATGAGGTTAATTATAAGGTAATTACATGTAAAATTTATAATAAGTACTAGTTGGTAACCTACTCAAATTGGTATTGAGCATGCTTAAAGGTTAATTACATGTAAACTCTCACCGTTAAGAGATTGACAGCCAGACCTATCTAGGTAGGTGAACTGATTAATCCACCTAAATGCTCATATAGATATTATAAAATAATGGGACCAAAGTTAACATCCATAAATATTGGAAAGTGCAAATATTCTTTCACCCTTTTTTCACCcctttatccatttttaaaactgCAGAGGACTTGATGGTAAATGAACAATTGCATCaagaaaaattatttaaatagagATCACGACACTTTTTTTAGCACaaattttgggggggggggggggtgtctaCGTTTAATGATACCTGCAAAGTTTAGTAAGAATATAAAGAGCTAAGTCTTCTTGCCGGCTGAATATAATGCCATATTGTGATAATCTATCTTTAATTGAACCAACAAAAGACAAATAAATGAATTCTATTTTCTTTAATTGTTTTAATTTCTTTTTGAAGCAGGGTCGGTTCATTAATATTGAAGAAAGGAAAGATAAAAGAAGGAATTAACTTTGGTAAAATTGGAAACATGCACTTAAATGACGCTGCAAGATAAAATTTAGAccagttataaaataaagactataaaagaaataaactgaaaataagtATAAATGGAGATTGATgttttattcaactttcaaagttatgttcataatgaactgaaaattactctatttatagaagaaaggaaacagctgcgagacttttcaggaagcagttgcaagacttttctttagctgcttgtaagttgtctgcatgagctgcttgcaacctgcctgtttaataagaaattgctacaaattatttcattgagttgcttgcaacctgcctgcatcagctgcttgtaagttgtctgcatgagttgcttgcaacctgcctgtttaataagaagccgCTGCAAATCATTTTATTtagttgcttgcaacctgtctgcatcagctgcttgtagataaattttaacagagtactaaatggataattttGTTCAGGAAAATTATCTATAGCGAAGTAATGAaaggacatccacaatataatattttcataacaagaCCAATAAATTACACCGGCAATCCAACATTTCTATCTACTTAATATTAATGAAAGATAACTTGTGTTATTTCAGTATCTTTTTGCTGGACTTGCACATATCGATCGTTAATTTACAACTATTCACAGCTATACAACAATATATTGAAGGAATATTATGATACCGAGTTCCAAAAGTTTAAGGATCCATGACATAGGACAGAATCTTGACCACCCAGAGTTGTGATATGATAGATAAGATCTTTTTAATTTAATCGGAGGTCTCAGTTCGAATCTCGAGAATGAGAAAAGGAATTTCTTTAAAAGTCTTACACGGCACGAACCGAATTAATCAGAGGTCTCACAGCGAGCATCGGACATTAgaagaaaaccaaaaaaaaaaaaaaaagtgtccCTAATTGTCCCTTGTATATATTAGCCTATTAAAAATAAGGAATGTTCTCTTTTGGATTCTCAAAAGGAAATTAACATCGGGAGTTTGGAAAATCCGAGGTTATTGTTCATACGTCTTTCTGGGAAAACGTAATGTTGTAAGATGAGACTTACAAGGAGCCAATTTTTCTATGTTAGCAAAAGCCGCCCAATGACTATATTGTattgaaagaaaataattaagtgtaataaatttaaaaataatatgtagaaaaggaagaaaaatatTCAAATTAGTTTGTGCCCTTTGAAAACCAACGAGTAATATTGCATTATGTGTAAACACTTTCGTCATTCCAATAATATAGCTTTCAGTTGCACGTTGAAAGCGATGTTGGAGAAGACTTAGACCTATAACGTCTATTACCGTTCAAACCTAATCATTTTCAGTAGCATTATTATACTTAATGTGGTCTTGCTTTAAGGAGGAGGGGAAGGATCAAAGGAAtaaaaagaatggaagaaaataaaagtTATTTTTTGGTTGAGATTTGTAATTTATATATGTTTTCTTAAGTGTCACCTAATGATATTGTCCAATAAAAGACTCTTGTATTTGATCTCTACGTTTGAACTATACAATTAACTGTATATAAAGTATATTATCTAttacattttcagtatttttttGTTGGTAAATAATACACTTCTATATATTATTTTGACAAAACTCAATGTTATGCTGATATATTCCACAAATATATAGATTAATAGGTAGATTTTTGATAGAATAATTAGTCATTGCTATTACACTTTTTTATCTAGGAGTCCAAGTAAGACCTGGTAAAGGTCAATGGAAACCACAACGTACAATAAGTTCCAACAGGAATTTAAGGAGAGAATATATGTATTTGCTTATGCACTTTGAACgttttagttaattttattaCATCTCTTAAATTTGGAAACCTTGTGGATATTGTAATGCAATAACTATAAAGAGTTTTTAAGTTGAAAAGATACTATTTTGAATAATACCACATCTGAAGATGGTTCATTAGAATAATCAAACTCATGTTTAATTtcattctcttcttttctttttctccccTTGATTTTGTCATTTTAGATGAGGAGCGGCCTAGAGTTGGTAATTAAACATATGGTTGATGTCCTAATTCTGCTTTACAATTTCTAATTATCTTGCTTGTTAGACAAGTCAGAAAATCAAAGTGTTAAGAGAATGACATCTCTAAGATTATGTCAAAATCATCTAGCTAATTTGGTCAACAAATGAATAGAAATCTTCAACTAATACTTAGAATATTCTCATTCAAACTAGTATTTAGGTTAGAATTTTGTATATTATTGATTTTGTAGGTGTCTGGCTTCGTTCGTTAATCCCACTTCATTTGGAACTTTTATATAGTTGAGGAAGCAAAGAAACtactaacaaaaagaaaaaagaaaaactctCATATTTCCTCGAGattatattattatgaattaCTTCTCAACTTCTATTTTTGAATACACAAACTCGTGTATCCTTAATCTTCTAGTACTCATTCTATAATCACCTCAAAATTGTTAGAGAATTAACTGCTATATACACTCTTACAAATCATCTAAAAGTTACATATAATTGTGCGTAATAGTTAAGTAGCATCGTGTAATTCATTTTCTTATTATCATCTAATACATGAATTTTCTTTTCGGTCTATGTGTTTAATCTTTTTTTTTATCCAATTTTTTTATTGCTTAAAATAATAGGATTACCAAATACAGTGGTTCAACCACCAGTTGCATTCATGAAAAGTCAGAATCTCAATAGAAAAGGCGAACACGAAAGAATCTTCGTAGCTTTCTTTCAAACTATTTTCTTGTACATTGATCTTATCTCTATTAACCAACAAAACTTCCTCCTTTTTGTTGTTCTCATATAACACAACAACAAATACTACTATAAAATTAAAACATACAACCCATTAAACAATTATACTAGTACTAATATTTTTCATGTCATATATAAATGATTAAACATACCCTTACTTCTAATAAATCCCTCTCAATCTCTTTGTAAATCCAACAGAAAAAACTAACTCCATGTCTCCGTTTCCAGGTTATTATTACACTTTTGCTCTATTCATTCTCCTCCTTTCACTTCCTTCTTTTCCCGCCAGAATCCTAAAACACGATCCTTTAACTGAATTAACCGCCGATATTCAAAACAACACGTGGCACGCTTTCGTTAAATTCCTCGACGCCGGAAAAGGCAGTGAACTCCCCGGCATGTCGGAGCTCAAAAAATACTTCCAACGCTTTGGTTATCTGACTAATATTCCCGATCATAATTTCACCGATTTTTTCGACGAAGACTTAGAGTCTGCAGTACTCAATTACCAAAAAAACCTCGGATTAACAGTCACCGGAAAATTAGACGACGAAACGATGAACGAAATTATGTTGCCGCGTTGTGGGATGAGTGATTCAGCTCATGAACACGATCACAGCTCGTTACATACAACGAGAAATTACGCGTATTTTTACGGGCGACCTAGGTGGATGAAGTCATCGCCGATGATTTTATCGTACGCTTTCTCTGAAAATTACATGATTGATTATATAGATATCTCGGAGATTAAATCGGCTTTTAAAAGAGCGTTTTCGCGGTGGTCGTCAGCGATTCCGGTGAATTTCACGGAGGCGGAGGATTACTACAGGGCGGATATTAAAATCGGGTTTTTTAGAGGCGATCACGGCGACGGAGAGCCGTTTGACGGAGTGTTGGGAGTGTTAGCTCACGCTTTCTCGCCGGAAAATGGGAGGTTTCATTTAGACGCAGCGGAAACATGGGCCGTTGATTTTGATGAAGAGAGGTCGAGAGTTGCCGTTGATTTGGAATCAGTGGCGACCCATGAGATTGGGCATGTACTTGGGCTGGCTCATTCTTCGGTTAAAGATGCTGTTATGTACCCAAGTTTAAGCCCAAGAATGAAGAAAAGGGACTTGAAGCTTGATGACGTGGAAGGGGTCCAAGCTTTATATGGGTCAAACCCGAATTTCAAATACACGTCATCGTTGGAACATGACACGTCAGCATCAAGTTGGAGAACGTCATCAAAGTGGACCACTTTTTTTGGCTTGGTGGCTTTGATCTTTTCCTTATGTTTATGATTGCTTatgtttttttagttttttttttattttttttggatgtTGTAAAGATATTTTACACAGAAAAAGGAAGTAAAGAACATTCTTTAAAGATGGAGTAGAGGTCATATTCTTTGTGAATTATTCTTGTTGACTTGTGTTGAAATAGAGAAGGAAGATAAAAGAGTCAAAGAAGAATTAAAAGATGGGTTACTTTGTGACCTTAGTGGGAAGTTTTGGTTTTCTTTTTTTCAACTTTACTTTCTTATGGAGTTAAAACTTTGAAACCTAATGGAGGTTTTCTGTATTTAGTGGGAAATTAGTGGGGAACATGACAGTTTTTAATGGTAATTTCAAGATTAGGTTAGTTGGAAAGCaggaaaaaaaattctaatttcaaaaTGAGCGTGAGGATATGAACTTCCAATGTTAATGGAGTACTAGTTGCTTAGTTGTTTAGGGAGATAAGATGGTTTCTACTTAATATAACCAAAAACtatggtaggagatgtatatTGAATGAATTTACTATCTTGAAATTGACAAATTATAATATAGATTCATACTACTTTCATATTCCATTTTATGTCACACTATTACTATGGAAAGAGACATATTTTTCAAACGTTTAAGAAAATTTTTAGTTGTACAAATTTGTGATCTATGGTGTTTCTTGTATAATTTCTAGAAATGTGATTCTTATTTAAAAGATATATTATAGTGTGATATATGGTGTTTCTTATGTAGTTCTAggatttttactttttattttaaaaaaatcaagacATCAAAATTTACCAACAAATAGATAATTTGACTCTCATATTCGAACTATATACATGTCGATTAAGTTGATTCCGACGTTCCTTGATTAATACCAAATCGAATCAAATATATTCGACTTTTTAGTCGGCTTGGTTTGGATGTTCAGTTTAATTGGATTAATCGATTTGGTTTGAACATCCCTAAATTATTACGTTCATTTCATTTTGTTTGTTGTAGTTTGACATGCACAAAgtttaataagaaaataaatttttttaaaacttgtggtattaaatattttataatatttgtgtgagtataaaacttttgaaatttgtgacgCTAAATATGTCATAACATTTGTATAGTTATAAAAGCTTTTCATTGTTATTTTTTTTGGAATAAactaataaaaaaatatcaaataaaacGGACCGGAATAAGTACTTCTAATTGTTGGACGTTGATTCTTCTTAATGTTCATTTCCAACCTCTCTTTCTTTGAGACTTTTGACAAAAACAACTCAACAAAAACGTTAAAAAGTGAGGTATTCGAAAAAAATGCTTAGTAGAATTGAAAGGTGATCTAAGTTTTGCTTTTGATTTCCCGTACTACAATTGGATTTATTCAGTTGAATTTTAAAAAATCTGCTTTCTTCAACCTAGTGGTAAAGTTTACATAAAATTCCTAACAAATAAAGGACTGATGTTTGACTTTTAAAAACATGTGTGCCTTACATGTAATTGACCCAAATAAGTTGGGCTATCACAATTTACAAATGCACATGCAGTCGGGTCCGATCCGACTAATTTGGAcgctaaaaccctaaaccctatcAACCTTGTCCAATATCCCCAAGATCTTCTCTTTGCTCAAACTTTCTTACAATTCTACAATGGCGTCAAGGTGTAGTAGAATTATCAATAGGGCTTCAATTTCTTCTATCAGATCCGCCATTAAATCCAATTCCCAATCAGCTTCTTCTTCACAGTCGTTTCCCAGTTTCTCTGCCTCAACCAGATCTACATCGTCCCCTCTCCGTCGGTTCTCTTTTTCAAGGTATTTTTCGTTTGCCCCAACGTCTATTGTTTGTTAATTTGTTTTTTATATTTGTACTATTCGGGTTTGCAGAATTCCGTCGGAACTGGGAGGGTTGCAGTCAATGTTGCCGCTACACAACGCAGTTGCTACGGCGAGGATGACGTCATGCCTGAGCTCAACATCGAGGAGTTGCAGAGCTCTTTCACAGGGTACTCTCTGCTGCACCTCTCCAGACCTCTAGCATGTTCCATTTATAACTGCcccaaattaaaataaaaacaagTATGTGCTTGTTCTTACTGTTTGTTGTACATGTTtgctattttttcattttttcttttatCGTGCTATCTGTTTCATCTTCTAGATATTATAATTGGAGATTAAATTGAATTCTTTCCCGGGAGAAGGGGGGAACTTCTTAAATATTTAAATCACTAATAACTGATGCTAGCAAAAGGAATTTTGATACGGAAGTCATTTCTAGAATCAGTAATTACTAAATCACAATAATTACTAAATCAATTACAATAGCTAGCAATTTAAAATGGAATTCTTTCCGGGGAGAAGGGGAACTCCTTAAATATTTAGATAACTAAATTCTGCTAATGGCAAATGGAACTTCGATATCTGAGACATTCCATAGTATTTCAGAGTTACTAAAACAATTACTGTACAACATTTTTGATCAAGACTTCAACAACTACAACAGCTAGCAGTCATTAGTCAAAACCACTTTCCTTATGAATACTATATCCAAATGGTAGAAAATAGTTGCATAGTTGTAGGCTACCGAAGAATGGTACACCAGTATGATTATTAATTTGAATGTGCACAACCATATGACATCAATTACATATACCAATCAGAATTCGAGTTAGTGTTGCACAGTCTTGAATTGGCTAGATGACTGTCTAATCTTCCTTTTACTGAAACATGTAGAGTGATCTTATGATGTTTGTGAgatttgtttaatatttttgcctATTCTGGTGCTTTTTTCCTACTTCTCATATTTCAATGTGCCAGTGTTATTTAGGTAATTAGATCTACCTACATTCTTTGACCAGTAGCTCTGCCTACACTTTTTTGTCGGAAGTAGCTCTACCTACACCTTGCACCAGCTTAGATATGGTGCTTCTGTTTCTTGCATTTTGTGTTAAGGACTGGACATATTTATGCGGAGAGGGGGCAGAAAAGCTCTTCTTGATTGACTTCCCTCCCCCCTTTCCTTTTTTCAACAAACTGTATGGGAGAGTGTCTCCTATTGAGAAGAAATTGCAGAGTAATATGGTATATCATCCTTGCCTTACTAGCTTCTTCTAGGCTTCTACATAGGATGAGGCAGAAGTACCATAGAACTTGTATCGCTTTCGCAGGTTATTTATAGTGAGTAGTGACTAACAACAGCAATGGATTCACCTCAATAATGCTCTACCTGATTACTTGTACTCTAGAAAAAGAGAGAAATCTGAAAGGCATTTTTTTAACATGAATGGAAAACCAACAAATTAAAAGTGAGATGGTGAAACCTATTGTATCTTACATCTATGAACAGAACGTATGGTTGTGCAGCTGTGGTTTTCTTTTTCTTGGGCAGGAAACTGGATACCTTTTCTTTAttgcattttgaaaattatgtTACTACATATCTCTTAAAAAGATTTTTTTGGGTGTAACAGAATAGCTAATAATTTGTATTCGTCGTTAAACTCCTACTTTATTCACAGCTTTACTCTGGAAACTCTATTAATATTCATGCAAGTAGTAACTGGGTTTGATTCGGTTGTCTATAATTCTACATTTTTTTTTCTGCTGTCTTTTCTTAAATTACCCATATTTTTTGTTTCCTCGTTTGGGAGGGTTGTGGTGGTGGACTGGTTGTAAAGGGTATGTAATGGGATTCTTGGAACATAGGGGCTTCTCTTGATGAACCATTAAAGCTCTAAAAGTTACTGGGTTAGCATGGTTACTCCTATGAAGCAATTGCAGTCTAAGTTGGTTTGGGCTGGAACTTCTCGCTCCTAAAATGAACCAAATATAAATCTTCTCATGCTTGTTCTTCTCTATATTATACCGGAACTCCATACAAAAAAAGTTTTTGAATCTCTTAAACACCCTTCCTAATAACCAAAGTGGGCATATATTTTGAGGTGGAAGGTTTTGATCAGCTATCTGACTGGAATATTTGGTTCCTGCAGGCACATGAATTTCCAAAAGCATGAAAGAAATATACTGGGATATCACAGGCCTTTCTATTTTGCTTAAGTGCGTTCCTATCTTAGCACCAAGTTTAATCAGCAGTTTTAAGAAAACAATTAATGAGTAGGATGGAAGCGAATTGTGCTTAGGGCTGCCATTTTTCTTTTCGAAACCTTCACATGCAATTACTGAAtgtaaaaacataaatttaaaagCTTTCAGAATGAATAACATTTTATTATCTTGTCGTTGATAATGTCATTTTACCTAATTCTAATCGTAGCACTTTGGGTTATCTGACAAACTGTGTTTCTGCTTCTTACCATTTAGAAAAGGTTCATTTGATGGGTAATGCCCCGAGATTATGTTTTTGAGAGTTCCTTACTTTCAAGTGATTCCAAAGTTTAAGATTCACACTGCAAAATGAAAGCTTATAATCATACCTAAATTCATCTATTAGTCGAAGGATTTTCCTATATTTCAAGCATCTTCCCGGGGCTCTGTAGGGGATCAGAGCGAGGGAGATACTGTATGGGCTGATGTTTCAGTCTTGTGGCGAGAGTGTTTAACATTATTAGGGACTTTTTAGGCCATTCTTAGGGTAAAAGAATGATGGGTTCAGCAATACATAATGAAGTAATTAATCTTATTTGTAGAGCCGACCCCAATTTGCTTGGGATTGAGGAGTAGTTTTTCTTTCATGCTTTCATCCACTATTTTCCTTTCTGTGGTTTGCTCTTCCTTTTGATTTGTTTGAGAAGGTTTGAAGGTACTTTCAGGTCATAACAATTCCATATGTCCACATCTTAAATACACACTTCTAAGTCAATGTCAGCTCTAGAAATGCTCCCAAGAATTATAGCAATCTTGTCTATGAGAATGGTCTCATTGTTCTTTAAGAAATCCAAGATACAGGTCTATAATGAATTCAAACAGTCTAGTTTTATCTTTGAAAGTCCTGCTATGATTGTTAGACATAGGTGGAGCCTGTTAGGAGACCACAAGAAGCAGATTTAAAAGTATTACTGATTAATCTTTAACAATTTCCATTCATTTTGACTTTCAAATAATGTATCTGTTTATAACTTATAGCGCAAATAATTTAAAATCCCTAGACCCATTGATCTGGTGAGTGAAACTTTGATCGTTCTTGGTGGGTTTAGGAAAGTGAGAACGCGTAACGCGTAACTGTTTCCGTTTAAACTGTTCAAGACAAAGTATCAGCTAAGAGGCGACAGTTCTGACTGTCACCTCCAGGTTTCTgtcgaaaagaaaagaaaagaaaaaaagaacctCCAAGGGTCTGTTTGTCATAAAATAATTTTCTGACTTCAACTGTTTTTATGCTTAGCTATTATGCCCCTATTTGACAAAGCCCACTTTGGTAACAAGAATTTTCGTTTTCCCAGATAATACTGAAGGAACGTGAAATTTTTTGCTCTTCAGGAGGAGGTTGTATCTGCTTGAATTTAGCTACAACAATTTTGCCTTGGTTTTAACCATATTTTCAGACATATCATCTGTTTATTGTAGAGAAAGATAAATCAGAGTTGAGCCTCCCCTTTTCTTTTCAAATACTTGAATGCAAATTTATCTTGTATGTAATGCGGTAGGTTAAGTTTTTTCTTTTGTTGGCAAGTGTATCTGCAGTAAAATGTATTTGACTGATTTAAGGAACCTAAGCTAACGTAGtcttgatttttgtttttctaCTTTGCCTCTGAATATTTCTCCTGATATGAGTCTTTTGTTGTTTGTGGCAATAGAGCTGGGTCTCTCGGTACCAAGGTGACTTTGTTTAGCAGATTGTCAAAGAAAGTTGTCAATTCTTTGAATGGGAAGGCAAGATTTTGTCCTAGGAAAGACATTTATGTTTAATGACTGCTCAAACTTTACAAAAGTGGTAATAGTATTTGAATGTATTGAATTTTCAGCTGGTTTTGCTGTTAATTCTGATTTCTGATTCCTT
The DNA window shown above is from Nicotiana tomentosiformis chromosome 8, ASM39032v3, whole genome shotgun sequence and carries:
- the LOC104119273 gene encoding metalloendoproteinase 4-MMP-like: MSPFPGYYYTFALFILLLSLPSFPARILKHDPLTELTADIQNNTWHAFVKFLDAGKGSELPGMSELKKYFQRFGYLTNIPDHNFTDFFDEDLESAVLNYQKNLGLTVTGKLDDETMNEIMLPRCGMSDSAHEHDHSSLHTTRNYAYFYGRPRWMKSSPMILSYAFSENYMIDYIDISEIKSAFKRAFSRWSSAIPVNFTEAEDYYRADIKIGFFRGDHGDGEPFDGVLGVLAHAFSPENGRFHLDAAETWAVDFDEERSRVAVDLESVATHEIGHVLGLAHSSVKDAVMYPSLSPRMKKRDLKLDDVEGVQALYGSNPNFKYTSSLEHDTSASSWRTSSKWTTFFGLVALIFSLCL
- the LOC104119272 gene encoding protein NONRESPONDING TO OXYLIPINS 2, mitochondrial isoform X3, with translation MASRCSRIINRASISSIRSAIKSNSQSASSSQSFPSFSASTRSTSSPLRRFSFSRIPSELGGLQSMLPLHNAVATARMTSCLSSTSRSCRALSQDNTEGT
- the LOC104119272 gene encoding protein NONRESPONDING TO OXYLIPINS 2, mitochondrial isoform X1, with translation MASRCSRIINRASISSIRSAIKSNSQSASSSQSFPSFSASTRSTSSPLRRFSFSRIPSELGGLQSMLPLHNAVATARMTSCLSSTSRSCRALSQGTLCCTSPDL
- the LOC104119272 gene encoding protein NONRESPONDING TO OXYLIPINS 2, mitochondrial isoform X4, whose protein sequence is MASRCSRIINRASISSIRSAIKSNSQSASSSQSFPSFSASTRSTSSPLRRFSFSRIPSELGGLQSMLPLHNAVATARMTSCLSSTSRSCRALSQGT
- the LOC104119272 gene encoding protein NONRESPONDING TO OXYLIPINS 2, mitochondrial isoform X2, which produces MASRCSRIINRASISSIRSAIKSNSQSASSSQSFPSFSASTRSTSSPLRRFSFSRIPSELGGLQSMLPLHNAVATARMTSCLSSTSRSCRALSQELGLSVPR